One window of the Salmo trutta chromosome 35, fSalTru1.1, whole genome shotgun sequence genome contains the following:
- the LOC115174560 gene encoding C-C chemokine receptor type 6-like, with product MDGTGYSESTNGITEDYGEMDYVEPCQMTKNNSVERVVRLYFHSVICILGLLGNILVIVTYAFYKKAKSMTDVYLLNVAIADMLFVAALPLIIYNEQSDWAMGTVACKILRGAYSINLYSGMLLLACISTDRYIAIVQARRSFMLRSFTLLYSRIICATVWSLALLLSVPTFVYYERYVPAHSFYNVSEYGFYDYRNAMTPVGLKNPISSESEEDSVVCKFRFPDNATARQMKVLVPSTQMAVGFFLPLLVMGFCYASVIITLLRVKNFQRHKAVRVVLAVVVVFIACHLPYNAALLYDTVHMFKPQLCGEIDTTQVAKTVTETVAYLHCCLNPVLYAFIGVRFRNHFKKIVEDVWCVGKRVMNVRRFTRVKSEIYVSTARRSVDGSSTNNASSFTM from the coding sequence ATGGATGGTACAGGTTATAGTGAGTCGACAAATGGCATTACAGAGGACTATGGTGAGATGGATTATGTGGAGCCATGTcaaatgacaaaaaacaacagtgTGGAGAGAGTGGTGCGCCTCTACTTCCACTCTGTCATCTGCATCCTGGGTTTACTGGGCAACATCCTGGTGATCGTCACCTACGCCTTCTACAAGAAGGCCAAGTCCATGACGGACGTTTACCTTCTGAACGTGGCCATAGCCGACATGCTGTTTGTGGCGGCTCTGCCCCTGATCATCTACAATGAGCAGAGTGACTGGGCCATGGGGACGGTGGCCTGTAAGATTCTCAGAGGGGCCTACAGCATCAACCTGTACAGTGGTATGCTGCTTTTAGCCTGTATTAGCACCGACCGGTACATCGCTATTGTCCAGGCCCGCCGCTCCTTCATGCTCCGCTCCTTCACTCTCCTCTACAGCCGCATCATCTGTGCTACAGTCTGGAGCCTGgccctgctcctctctgtccccaCCTTTGTCTACTATGAGCGTTATGTGCCTGCACACAGCTTCTACAATGTAAGTGAGTATGGATTCTATGATTACAGGAATGCTATGACACCTGTTGGTCTGAAGAACCCTATATCCTCAGAGTCAGAGGAGGACTCTGTGGTTTGCAAGTTCAGGTTCCCGGACAACGCCACGGCCCGCCAGATGAAGGTCCTGGTCCCCAGCACCCAAATGGCGGTGGgcttcttcttgcctctgttggTCATGGGCTTCTGCTACGCCAGCGTCATCATCACACTGCTGCGCGTCAAGAACTTCCAGAGACATAAGGCGGTGCGCGTGGTGCTGGCCGTTGTGGTGGTGTTCATTGCCTGTCATCTGCCCTATAACGCCGCCCTGCTCTACGACACGGTCCACATGTTCAAGCCCCAGTTGTGCGGAGAGATCGACACCACCCAAGTGGCCAAGACGGTGACGGAGACGGTGGCCTACCTGCACTGCTGCCTTAACCCAGTGCTGTATGCCTTCATCGGGGTGAGGTTCAGGAACCACTTCAAGAAGATTGTGGAGGATGTGTGGTGCGTGGGGAAGAGGGTCATGAACGTCCGACGCTTCACCAGGGTCAAGTCCGAGATCTACGTCTCCACCGCCCGCAGGTCTGTGGACGGATCCTCTACCAACAATGCATCCTCTTTCACCATGTGA